In a genomic window of Streptomyces noursei ATCC 11455:
- a CDS encoding glycine--tRNA ligase, translating into MAADKIDTIVSLSKRRGFVYPCSEIYGGSRAAWDYGPLGVELKENIKRQWWRAMVTSREDVVGIDSSVILAPEVWQASGHVATFTDPLTECTSCHKRFRADHLEEAYEAKHGKLPENGLADVNCPHCGNKGGFTEPKQFSGLLSTHLGPSQDTASVAYLRPETAQGIFTNFAQVQQTSRKKPPFGIAQMGKSFRNEITPGNFIFRTREFEQMEMEFFVKPGEDEQWHEYWMEQRWNWYRDLGLREENVRWYEHPKEKLSHYSKRTADIEYRFQFGGSEWGELEGVANRTDYDLNAHSKASGQDLSYFDQEAGERYTPFVIEPAAGVGRTMLAFLLDAYTEDEAPNAKGKLEKRTVLRLDPRLSPVKVAVLPLSRNPQLSPKAKGLATDLRKFWNIEFDDAGAIGRRYRRQDEIGTPFCVTVDFDTLDDNAVTVRERDTMKQERVSLDQIQSYLGARLLGC; encoded by the coding sequence GTGGCCGCCGACAAGATCGATACCATCGTCAGCCTGAGCAAGCGCCGTGGCTTCGTCTACCCCTGCAGTGAGATCTACGGCGGCTCCCGCGCTGCCTGGGACTACGGTCCCCTCGGCGTCGAGCTCAAGGAGAACATCAAGCGCCAGTGGTGGCGTGCCATGGTCACCTCCCGCGAGGACGTGGTCGGCATCGACTCGTCGGTGATCCTGGCTCCCGAGGTGTGGCAGGCGTCCGGCCACGTCGCCACCTTCACCGACCCGCTCACCGAGTGCACCTCCTGCCACAAGCGCTTCCGCGCCGACCACCTGGAGGAGGCGTACGAGGCCAAGCACGGCAAGCTCCCCGAGAACGGCCTCGCCGACGTCAACTGCCCGCACTGCGGCAACAAGGGCGGCTTCACCGAGCCCAAGCAGTTCTCCGGTCTGCTCTCCACCCACCTCGGCCCGTCGCAGGACACCGCCTCCGTCGCCTACCTGCGCCCCGAGACCGCCCAGGGCATCTTCACGAACTTCGCGCAGGTCCAGCAGACCTCCCGGAAGAAGCCGCCGTTCGGCATCGCCCAGATGGGCAAGTCCTTCCGGAACGAGATCACTCCGGGCAACTTCATCTTCCGGACCCGCGAGTTCGAGCAGATGGAGATGGAGTTCTTCGTCAAGCCGGGCGAGGACGAGCAGTGGCACGAGTACTGGATGGAGCAGCGCTGGAACTGGTACCGCGACCTCGGTCTCCGCGAGGAGAACGTCCGCTGGTACGAGCACCCCAAGGAGAAGCTCTCCCACTACTCCAAGCGCACCGCCGACATCGAGTACCGCTTCCAGTTCGGCGGCTCGGAGTGGGGCGAGCTCGAGGGCGTCGCCAACCGCACCGACTACGACCTCAACGCGCACTCGAAGGCGTCCGGTCAGGACCTCTCCTACTTCGACCAGGAGGCCGGCGAGCGCTACACCCCGTTCGTCATCGAGCCGGCGGCCGGTGTCGGCCGCACCATGCTCGCCTTCCTCCTCGACGCCTACACCGAGGACGAGGCGCCGAACGCCAAGGGCAAGCTGGAGAAGCGCACCGTGCTGCGCCTCGACCCGCGCCTGTCCCCGGTGAAGGTCGCGGTCCTGCCGCTCTCCCGCAACCCGCAGCTCTCCCCGAAGGCCAAGGGGCTGGCCACGGACCTCCGCAAGTTCTGGAACATCGAGTTCGACGACGCGGGCGCCATCGGCCGCCGCTACCGCCGCCAGGACGAGATCGGCACCCCGTTCTGCGTCACCGTCGACTTCGACACCCTCGACGACAACGCGGTCACGGTGCGCGAGCGCGACACCATGAAGCAGGAGCGTGTCAGCCTGGACCAGATCCAGTCCTACCTGGGCGCGCGTCTGCTCGGCTGCTGA
- a CDS encoding TetR family transcriptional regulator — protein MPPETLTPERILEATEEVLRRYGPAKATVVDVARALGVSHGSVYRHFRTKAALREAVTARWLDRTSEQLATIVDDEGAAEGRLGRWLATLFEAKRHKAGDDPELFATYMTLIGESGGVVDRHVSDLESQLTKIIEAGVGEGTFHAPSPATTAHAVFAATGRFHDPCYAAEWSRPEITADFEAVRDLVLRGLRG, from the coding sequence ATGCCCCCCGAGACGTTGACGCCCGAGCGGATCCTCGAAGCTACCGAGGAGGTGCTGCGCCGGTACGGCCCGGCCAAGGCCACGGTCGTCGATGTCGCGCGGGCGTTGGGCGTCAGTCACGGCAGCGTGTACCGGCACTTCCGTACGAAGGCGGCGCTGCGGGAGGCGGTCACGGCGCGCTGGCTGGATCGCACGAGCGAGCAGCTGGCGACCATCGTCGACGACGAGGGGGCCGCCGAGGGTCGGCTGGGCCGCTGGCTCGCCACGCTCTTCGAGGCCAAGCGGCACAAGGCCGGTGACGATCCCGAACTCTTCGCCACGTACATGACGTTGATCGGCGAGAGCGGTGGCGTGGTCGATCGGCACGTCAGTGATCTGGAGTCGCAGCTGACGAAGATCATCGAGGCGGGCGTCGGGGAGGGCACCTTCCACGCACCGTCCCCCGCCACCACCGCGCACGCCGTTTTCGCCGCCACCGGACGATTCCACGACCCGTGCTACGCCGCCGAGTGGTCCCGTCCGGAGATCACCGCCGACTTCGAGGCGGTCCGCGACCTCGTCCTGCGCGGGCTGCGCGGCTAG
- a CDS encoding aldo/keto reductase — protein MQTRTLGTTGPQTSALGLGCMGMSALYGDADRAESLATVHAALEADVTLLDTGDFYGMGHNELLINEALRTAPAAAREKALISVKFGALRTVEGGFSGYDGRPAAVKNFAAYSLQRLGTDHIDIYRIARVDPDVPIEETIGAIAELVEAGHVRHIGLSEVGAETLRRAAAVAPISDLQIEYSLLSRGIEDAILPTARELGIGITAYGVLSRGLISGHFARDRKLAANDFRGMSPRFQGENLDRNLDLVDALRKIADEKGTTVAQTAIAWVLSRGEDIVPLVGARRRDRLTEALGALDVTLTPTDLTAIEQAVPAGAAAGDRYPRSQMAHLDSERER, from the coding sequence GTGCAGACCCGCACCCTCGGCACCACCGGCCCGCAGACCTCCGCCCTCGGCCTCGGCTGCATGGGCATGTCCGCCCTCTACGGCGACGCCGACCGCGCCGAATCCCTCGCCACCGTCCACGCCGCCCTCGAAGCCGACGTCACCCTCCTCGACACCGGCGACTTCTACGGCATGGGCCACAACGAACTGCTCATCAACGAAGCGCTTCGCACGGCCCCCGCCGCCGCCCGCGAAAAGGCCCTGATCAGCGTGAAGTTCGGCGCCCTGCGCACCGTCGAGGGCGGCTTCAGCGGCTACGACGGCCGCCCCGCCGCGGTGAAGAACTTCGCCGCGTACTCCCTCCAGCGGCTGGGCACCGACCACATCGACATCTACCGCATCGCCCGCGTCGACCCCGACGTCCCGATCGAGGAGACCATCGGCGCCATCGCCGAACTCGTCGAGGCCGGCCACGTCCGACACATCGGCCTCTCCGAGGTCGGCGCGGAGACGCTGCGCCGGGCCGCCGCCGTCGCCCCGATCTCCGACCTCCAGATCGAGTACTCCCTGCTCTCCCGCGGCATCGAGGACGCGATCCTGCCCACCGCCCGCGAACTGGGCATCGGCATCACCGCGTACGGAGTCCTCTCCCGCGGCCTGATCAGCGGCCACTTCGCCCGCGACCGCAAGCTCGCCGCCAACGACTTCCGCGGGATGTCCCCGCGCTTCCAGGGCGAGAACCTCGACCGCAACCTCGACCTGGTCGACGCCCTCCGCAAGATCGCCGACGAGAAGGGCACCACCGTCGCCCAGACCGCCATCGCCTGGGTCCTCTCCCGCGGCGAGGACATCGTCCCCCTGGTCGGCGCCCGCCGCCGCGACCGCCTCACCGAGGCCCTCGGCGCCCTGGACGTCACCCTGACCCCCACCGACCTCACCGCCATCGAACAGGCCGTCCCCGCCGGCGCCGCCGCGGGCGACCGCTACCCGAGGTCGCAGATGGCCCACTTGGACAGCGAACGCGAACGCTAA
- a CDS encoding MFS transporter, with translation MSETPLASAAPATPSTTPATARPRPATTPLLTPLGLLTVLLGAALPLIDFFIVNVALPTIDRDLHAGPAMLEMVVAGYGVAYATLLVLGGRLGDMVGRRRLFLWGLATFGLTSLACGLAPDAWSLVAARVAQGAAAALLLPQVLATIQATTSGKRRAKAVSLYGGTAGVSSAVGQVLGGLLVSVDLAGSGWRAVFLVNVPIAAVAWLLAARTVPETRSPHPSRVDAPGTALLALALISLLLPLTEGRAAGWPLWSWLLLAVFPFAAVAFVAVERRAERTGSTPLVPPSLFHIRSVRSGLTMIVPFSVGFGGFMFVVAVALQSGLRYGPLAAGVSLAPLCVAFFLASLAGPRLVQRFGRKVVIAGSLIQGVGLAILALTVHADWPGIPVAALAPSMTVLGIGQGLVLPVLLRIVLSELPVAQAGVGGGVMVTTQQSGLALGVATLGTLFLALLPSAGIRDAFLAALLTQLAIVVGTTLLGLRLPRTMR, from the coding sequence GTGAGTGAAACACCCCTGGCATCCGCCGCCCCCGCCACCCCGTCCACCACCCCGGCGACGGCCCGGCCCCGCCCGGCGACCACCCCGCTGCTGACCCCGCTCGGCCTGCTGACCGTCCTGTTGGGCGCGGCCCTCCCCTTGATCGACTTCTTTATCGTCAACGTCGCCCTACCGACCATCGACCGCGATCTGCACGCCGGCCCCGCGATGTTGGAGATGGTCGTGGCCGGCTACGGCGTCGCCTATGCCACACTGCTGGTCCTGGGCGGCCGGCTCGGCGACATGGTCGGCCGGCGCCGCCTGTTCCTGTGGGGGCTGGCCACCTTCGGCCTGACCTCGCTCGCCTGCGGACTGGCCCCGGACGCCTGGTCGCTGGTGGCCGCCCGGGTCGCCCAGGGCGCGGCGGCCGCACTGCTGCTGCCGCAGGTGCTCGCCACCATCCAGGCCACGACCTCCGGCAAGCGGCGCGCCAAGGCCGTCAGCCTGTACGGCGGTACGGCCGGGGTCTCCAGCGCCGTCGGCCAGGTGCTCGGCGGGCTGCTGGTCTCTGTGGACCTGGCGGGCAGCGGCTGGCGCGCGGTGTTCCTGGTGAACGTCCCGATCGCCGCCGTGGCCTGGCTGCTCGCGGCCCGCACCGTGCCCGAGACCCGCTCGCCGCACCCCAGCCGGGTGGACGCTCCCGGCACCGCGCTGCTCGCCCTCGCCCTGATCAGCCTGCTGCTGCCGCTGACCGAGGGCCGCGCCGCCGGCTGGCCGTTGTGGTCCTGGCTGCTGCTGGCCGTCTTCCCGTTCGCCGCCGTGGCGTTCGTGGCCGTGGAGCGCCGCGCGGAACGCACCGGCAGCACGCCGCTGGTCCCGCCCTCGCTGTTCCACATCCGCTCCGTCCGCAGCGGCCTGACCATGATCGTCCCGTTCTCGGTGGGCTTCGGCGGCTTCATGTTCGTGGTGGCGGTGGCCCTGCAGAGCGGACTGCGCTACGGGCCGCTGGCCGCGGGCGTCTCGCTGGCCCCGCTCTGCGTCGCGTTCTTCCTCGCCTCGCTGGCCGGGCCCCGGCTGGTGCAGCGCTTCGGGCGCAAGGTGGTGATCGCCGGCTCGCTGATCCAGGGCGTCGGACTCGCGATCCTGGCGCTGACCGTCCACGCGGACTGGCCCGGCATCCCGGTCGCCGCGCTCGCGCCGAGCATGACGGTGCTGGGCATCGGCCAGGGGCTGGTGCTGCCGGTGCTGCTGCGGATCGTGCTGAGCGAGCTGCCGGTGGCGCAGGCCGGGGTCGGTGGCGGCGTGATGGTCACCACCCAGCAGTCGGGCCTGGCGCTGGGCGTGGCGACGCTCGGCACGCTCTTCCTCGCCCTGCTCCCCTCCGCCGGCATCCGCGACGCGTTCCTCGCCGCCCTGTTGACCCAGCTGGCGATCGTCGTGGGCACCACCCTGCTCGGCCTCCGTCTCCCCCGCACCATGCGCTGA
- a CDS encoding helix-turn-helix transcriptional regulator, with translation MTVDAREAAGATGTRGEAGTEPADRAGRRAHDSVRRAELAAFLRSRRERITPEQVGLPRGTRRRTPGLRREEVAQLGAVGVTWYTWLEQGRDIHVSPQVLDAVARALMLDHAERSHLFALAGAVDPLPGKECAGVPRALREILDQLAPYPAVVQNSRFDILAYNSTYGQLLCDLDALPDEDRNCMWLAFTHPGWRASLVDREATVRTMTAKFRAAMAEHIAEPGWKALVARLTEASPEFRALWAQHEVERQTGAVKVFRHPVVGILQLTSTNMWLGPSLGSKVLTYTPVDEASRERLTELEKLAHSLVL, from the coding sequence ATGACGGTGGATGCGCGCGAGGCGGCCGGGGCGACGGGGACGAGGGGCGAGGCGGGGACGGAACCGGCGGATCGCGCCGGGCGCCGGGCCCACGACTCGGTCCGGCGGGCGGAGTTGGCGGCCTTCCTGCGCAGCCGGCGCGAGCGGATCACCCCCGAGCAGGTCGGGCTGCCGCGCGGTACCCGCCGCCGCACCCCGGGGCTGCGCCGCGAGGAGGTCGCGCAGCTCGGCGCCGTCGGCGTCACCTGGTACACCTGGCTCGAACAGGGCCGGGACATCCACGTCTCGCCACAGGTGCTGGACGCCGTCGCCCGCGCCCTGATGTTGGACCACGCCGAGCGCAGCCACCTCTTCGCGTTGGCCGGGGCGGTCGATCCGCTGCCGGGCAAGGAGTGCGCCGGCGTCCCCCGGGCGCTGCGGGAGATCCTGGACCAGCTCGCGCCGTACCCGGCCGTCGTCCAGAACAGCCGGTTCGACATCCTCGCCTACAACAGCACCTACGGGCAGTTGCTGTGCGACCTGGACGCGTTGCCGGACGAGGACCGCAACTGCATGTGGCTGGCGTTCACCCACCCCGGATGGCGGGCGAGCTTGGTCGACCGGGAGGCCACGGTCCGCACGATGACCGCCAAGTTCCGCGCCGCGATGGCCGAGCACATCGCGGAGCCGGGCTGGAAGGCGCTGGTGGCCCGGCTGACCGAGGCGTCGCCGGAGTTCCGTGCGCTGTGGGCTCAGCACGAGGTCGAGCGGCAGACCGGCGCGGTCAAGGTCTTCCGGCACCCGGTCGTCGGCATCCTCCAGCTGACCAGCACCAACATGTGGCTGGGGCCGTCCCTCGGCTCGAAGGTGCTGACGTACACGCCGGTGGACGAGGCGTCCCGGGAGCGTCTGACGGAGCTGGAGAAGCTGGCCCACTCGCTGGTGCTGTAG
- a CDS encoding MFS transporter — protein MTDLSRRRRLFVLAICCMSLLIVSLDNTVLNVALPSMQHELGASVSGMQWTIDAYTLVLASLLMLAGSTADRLGRRRVFMAGLVVFALGSLLCSLAPDLGWLVAFRMVQAVGGSMLTPVAMSIITNTFTDPRERARAIGVWGGVVGISMAAGPVIGGLLVQSVGWRSIFWINVPIGALALLLTFRYVPESRAPRPRRVDPVGQLLVAVLLGSLTFAIIEAPDAGWTSAQILVFAGVSLVSLLTLVAYERRRREPLIDLRFFHSAPFAGATVIAVCAFAALGGFLFVNTLYLQNIRGLSALNAGLYMLPMAGMTLIFAPLSGRLVGSRGPRLPLLLAGCAMAASGILFAAFHTETAPTLLFTGYVLFGIGFGLVNAPITNTAVSGMPRTQAGVAAAVASTSRQVGQSLGVAVIGAVLAGGAHAGATRPEFLAAAHPAWWIIVGCGSAILLLGALTTGSRARATARRTAALFEDETAPDLSRASTGS, from the coding sequence ATGACCGACCTCAGCCGCCGGCGGCGTCTGTTCGTCCTGGCGATCTGCTGCATGAGCCTGCTGATCGTCAGTCTCGACAACACCGTCCTCAACGTCGCCCTGCCGTCGATGCAGCACGAGCTGGGCGCCTCGGTCTCCGGGATGCAGTGGACGATCGACGCCTACACCCTGGTGCTGGCCTCGCTCCTGATGCTCGCCGGCTCGACCGCGGACCGCCTGGGCCGCCGACGGGTCTTCATGGCCGGGCTGGTGGTCTTCGCGCTCGGCTCGCTGCTGTGCAGCCTGGCGCCCGACCTGGGGTGGCTGGTGGCCTTCCGGATGGTGCAGGCGGTCGGCGGCTCGATGCTGACCCCGGTCGCCATGTCGATCATCACCAACACCTTCACCGACCCCCGGGAGCGGGCCCGCGCCATCGGGGTCTGGGGCGGCGTGGTCGGCATCAGCATGGCCGCCGGGCCGGTGATCGGCGGGCTGCTGGTGCAGAGCGTCGGCTGGCGCTCGATCTTCTGGATCAACGTCCCGATAGGCGCCCTGGCCCTCCTGCTCACCTTCCGCTACGTGCCCGAGTCCCGCGCCCCCCGGCCGCGCCGGGTCGATCCGGTGGGCCAGCTGCTGGTGGCCGTGCTGCTCGGCTCGCTGACGTTCGCGATCATCGAGGCCCCGGACGCCGGCTGGACCTCGGCGCAGATCCTGGTGTTCGCGGGAGTGTCACTGGTCTCCCTGCTCACCCTGGTCGCCTACGAGCGGCGGCGCCGGGAACCGCTGATCGACCTGCGGTTCTTCCACAGCGCGCCGTTCGCCGGGGCGACCGTGATAGCGGTCTGCGCGTTCGCCGCGCTCGGCGGCTTCCTGTTCGTCAACACCCTCTACCTGCAGAACATCCGCGGCCTGTCCGCACTGAACGCCGGTCTCTACATGCTGCCGATGGCCGGGATGACGCTGATCTTCGCGCCGCTGTCCGGGCGGCTGGTCGGCAGCCGCGGCCCCCGGCTCCCGCTGCTGCTGGCCGGCTGCGCCATGGCGGCCAGCGGCATCCTGTTCGCGGCCTTCCACACCGAGACGGCCCCCACCCTGCTCTTCACCGGGTACGTCCTGTTCGGCATCGGATTCGGCCTGGTCAACGCCCCGATCACCAATACCGCGGTGTCCGGTATGCCGCGCACCCAGGCGGGCGTCGCGGCGGCGGTGGCCTCCACCAGCCGGCAGGTCGGGCAGTCGCTGGGCGTCGCGGTGATCGGCGCCGTACTGGCGGGCGGGGCCCACGCCGGCGCCACCCGCCCGGAGTTCCTGGCCGCCGCCCACCCCGCCTGGTGGATCATCGTCGGCTGCGGCTCGGCCATCCTCCTCCTCGGCGCCCTGACCACCGGCAGCCGAGCCCGCGCCACCGCCCGGCGCACCGCCGCCCTCTTCGAGGACGAGACGGCCCCCGACCTCAGCCGGGCCAGCACGGGCTCGTGA
- the dusB gene encoding tRNA dihydrouridine synthase DusB, which produces MGAMTSLQIGPHTVQPPVVLAPMAGITNAPFRTLCREFSGGKGLFVSEMITTRALVERNEKTMQLIHFDASERPRSIQLYGVDPVTVGKAVRMIVEEDLADHIDLNFGCPVPKVTRKGGGSALPYKRPLLRAILREAVTGAGALPVTMKMRKGIDDDHLTFLDAGRIAVEEGVTAIALHGRTTAQHYGGTADWDAIARLKEHVPEIPVLGNGDIWSAQDAVRMMRQTGCDGVVVGRGCLGRPWLFGDLVAAFEGTGAPKAPGLREVADVMVRHATLLGEWLGDEARGVIDFRKHVAWYLKGFAVGSEMRKRLAISSSLAELAAGLHELDLDQPWPAGADGPRGRTSGNNRVVLPDGWLRDPYDCAGVGEDAELDTSGG; this is translated from the coding sequence ATGGGAGCCATGACTTCGCTGCAGATCGGCCCGCACACGGTGCAGCCCCCCGTGGTCCTGGCCCCCATGGCCGGGATCACCAACGCCCCGTTCCGGACGCTGTGCCGGGAGTTCAGCGGGGGCAAAGGGCTCTTCGTCAGCGAGATGATCACCACCCGGGCGCTGGTCGAACGCAACGAGAAGACCATGCAGCTGATCCACTTCGACGCCAGCGAGCGTCCGCGGTCGATCCAGCTGTACGGCGTCGACCCGGTCACCGTCGGCAAGGCCGTCCGCATGATCGTCGAAGAGGACCTGGCCGACCACATCGACCTCAACTTCGGCTGCCCGGTCCCCAAGGTCACGCGCAAGGGCGGCGGCTCCGCCCTCCCGTACAAGCGGCCCCTGCTGCGCGCCATCCTGCGGGAGGCGGTCACCGGCGCCGGCGCGCTGCCGGTGACGATGAAGATGCGCAAGGGCATCGACGACGACCACCTGACCTTTCTCGACGCCGGCCGGATCGCCGTCGAGGAGGGCGTCACCGCCATCGCCCTGCACGGCCGCACCACCGCCCAGCACTACGGCGGCACCGCCGACTGGGACGCCATCGCCCGCCTGAAGGAGCACGTCCCGGAGATCCCGGTGCTCGGCAACGGCGACATCTGGTCGGCGCAGGACGCGGTGCGGATGATGCGGCAGACCGGCTGCGACGGTGTCGTGGTCGGCCGCGGCTGCCTGGGCCGTCCCTGGCTCTTCGGCGACCTGGTGGCCGCCTTCGAGGGCACCGGCGCCCCCAAGGCCCCCGGTCTGCGGGAGGTCGCGGACGTCATGGTGCGGCACGCCACCCTGCTCGGCGAGTGGTTGGGCGACGAGGCCCGCGGGGTGATCGACTTCCGCAAGCACGTCGCCTGGTACCTCAAGGGCTTCGCGGTCGGCTCCGAGATGCGCAAGCGGCTGGCGATCAGCTCGTCGCTGGCCGAGTTGGCGGCGGGGCTGCACGAGCTCGACCTGGACCAGCCCTGGCCGGCCGGCGCCGACGGCCCGCGCGGCCGGACGTCCGGCAACAACCGCGTGGTGCTCCCCGACGGCTGGCTGCGCGACCCCTACGACTGCGCCGGCGTCGGCGAGGACGCCGAGCTGGACACCTCCGGCGGCTGA
- a CDS encoding helix-turn-helix transcriptional regulator translates to MSAPPTARSAVTAVTAADRRGELAAFLRLRRERLAPQDVGLPVGPRRRTPGLRREEVAERAGVGVAWYTWLEQGRSINPSVQVLDAIARALLLDPAERAHLHRLAAVPGAASAAPAPVDPPPGEGTLQTILDALNPLPAGLVDARYDVLAFNDAYAALDPRIALLPPSERNVLWRLFTADEESQPLVDWEREVSTMLGHLRNEFGRRLQDPWWQAYVHRLRTASPRFAEMWARHDVAAPAAHRKTFRTADGRRVAIVATGFTRAEAPDAKLWIYTPADPDAARVLGELLARYREVGAAGLLAGAADRAHTEARPSAQRTAGPGQPPEVSSSASSPTPAQS, encoded by the coding sequence ATGTCCGCGCCGCCCACCGCCCGCTCCGCCGTCACCGCCGTCACCGCCGCCGACCGGCGCGGTGAACTCGCCGCGTTCCTCCGGCTCCGCCGGGAACGCCTCGCCCCCCAGGACGTGGGGCTGCCCGTCGGCCCGCGCCGCCGCACCCCGGGGCTGCGCCGCGAGGAGGTCGCCGAGCGCGCGGGCGTCGGGGTGGCCTGGTACACGTGGCTGGAGCAGGGCCGCTCGATCAACCCCAGCGTGCAGGTGCTGGACGCGATCGCCCGGGCGCTGCTGCTCGACCCGGCGGAGCGCGCGCATCTGCACCGGCTCGCGGCCGTCCCCGGTGCCGCCTCCGCCGCGCCCGCACCCGTCGACCCGCCGCCCGGCGAGGGGACGCTCCAGACGATCCTCGACGCGCTGAACCCGCTGCCGGCGGGTCTGGTCGACGCCCGGTACGACGTCCTCGCCTTCAACGACGCCTATGCCGCGCTCGATCCGCGGATAGCGCTGCTGCCGCCGTCGGAACGGAACGTGCTGTGGCGGCTGTTCACCGCGGACGAGGAATCCCAGCCGCTGGTGGACTGGGAGCGCGAGGTGTCCACCATGCTGGGGCACCTGCGGAACGAGTTCGGCCGCCGGCTCCAGGACCCGTGGTGGCAGGCGTATGTCCACCGGCTCCGTACGGCCTCCCCGCGGTTCGCGGAGATGTGGGCGCGCCATGACGTCGCCGCGCCGGCCGCGCACCGCAAGACGTTCCGGACCGCCGACGGCCGCCGGGTGGCGATCGTCGCGACCGGCTTCACCCGCGCCGAGGCGCCGGACGCCAAGCTGTGGATCTACACGCCGGCGGACCCGGACGCGGCGCGGGTGCTCGGTGAACTGCTGGCCCGCTACCGGGAGGTCGGGGCGGCCGGCCTGCTCGCCGGGGCGGCGGACCGGGCGCACACAGAGGCCCGACCCTCCGCTCAGCGGACGGCCGGCCCCGGTCAGCCGCCGGAGGTGTCCAGCTCGGCGTCCTCGCCGACGCCGGCGCAGTCGTAG